From the genome of Acipenser ruthenus chromosome 14, fAciRut3.2 maternal haplotype, whole genome shotgun sequence, one region includes:
- the LOC117420020 gene encoding transmembrane protein 60-like yields MRMSLAQRVLLTWLFTLLFLIMLVLKLDEKANWNWFLIFIPIWIFDTILLVMLIVKMAGRCKSGYDPRNGSQNLKKKVWYLVAMLLKLAFCLTLCAKLERFTDMKLTFVFLPLWALLIGAMVELGLNIFCDRRE; encoded by the coding sequence ATGAGAATGTCCCTGGCACAGAGGGTGCTGCTGACCTGGCTCTTTACTCTGCTGTTCCTCATCATGCTGGTCCTCAAACTGGATGAGAAGGCCAACTGGAACTGGTTTCTGATCTTCATTCCCATCTGGATCTTTGACACCATCCTGCTGGTTATGCTTATTGTCAAGATGGCCGGCCGCTGTAAGTCTGGCTACGACCCTCGCAATGGATCACAGAACTTGAAGAAGAAGGTGTGGTACCTGGTGGCTATGCTCCTCAAACTGGCTTTCTGCCTTACCCTGTGTGCCAAGCTGGAGAGGTTCACAGATATGAAGCTGACATTTGTCTTCTTACCGCTTTGGGCTCTACTCATAGGGGCTATGGTGGAGCTGggattaaatatattttgtgatAGAAGAGAGTAG